GCTCTTCCCTGTCTTTCACCACCCcctcctttttttaacttttttctgaagagTTACAATTGTCATCATGCTCTGCAATGGGGaacagggcggctgtggcgtagtggagagcaaggtagttctccaatcagagggttttacccggcttcggcagtcgatgtgtccttgggcaagacacttaaccccaagtttctcccgaaggcttgccatcggtgtggactggatgttgcatgaatgttaggtagagtctgatggtggcaccttgcatggtagcctgtcatcagtgtgtgaatgggtgaatgatatgtaatacacTACTGATTGTATCATGCTTCTGCAAATGACTGGGTAATGTAAACAGCAAGGCTCATTACAACGCAGCCAGAGTGTTCTCTTTGGGATAGTCGTGACCAGGACAATAAGAAGACAACGCTTTTGGTTGCTCTCATTCCATGAACCTGGATAAGCTATAGATGTCAAACTTTTTGCCATAAAGAGGTTTAACTAGATAAGTTCTGAGTTCTGTCATGTATCGTTGAACTCAAGCACCTCCAGTCACTGATTCTCTGCTGGCCGACCTCAAAAGTTGTCTCTGATCCCTGGTCAGAAAACCCCTTCATATGTTTCTGATCTCCAGTTGGCCGCATGTTGTGGTTTCCAGTCAACTACCTCTGCCAGTTTGTCACTGCACCTACAGACCAAATTGCTCCAAAAGCTAGGTGGATCTTCAGCTGGTCACTTGTCCCAGTGTCTGGCTGGATGTCCTGTTTCCCTTCTTGTTAATATGCCAATTAGCTCTTCTATTAGACTCCTAAGTGTCCCACTCTCCCtccaacacattttcactcccaATCCTTCAAATTCAGATGCTTGGTCAGTGGTGTTTCAAAGACCTCATGAATAACACTATGCTCTAACCTGTTTTTTCTTATGGCCAATCCATAACTGGCAGAGAAGTCCAGTAACAGAGCAGCAATGATGTTCAGACCAGCAAACAATTCATCCCAATCAACCCCTTTCAGGTTTTCTATCATTGCCTATGTGTTTTAGTCCCCCACCAGAACTAAAGAGTCCGTCCAGATAAGTCCCCTCTCTAAAAGTTTGGTTCCCACCATTTTGGTCTAAAAAACTCAATATTACTTGAATTCAAAGCAACAAAGAAATTGTATAATGTCAAGATTACCATgcttatctgttttttttgtattgcttcagtatgtttgtgtgtatgtgggtttTGACGTAGTGAAGTTGATGATCTTGTTCTTGCAAAAACTTTACTCACCACTTGGTTCTTTGATTATGCCAACAATTTGAGGATACTGGACATGCAGTTGAATCCATGCGAAGCATGAGTCAGATAACTGCATGTAGTTCAAAGCCATTGCGGCCATGTGTTTACTTTGTTCACTGAGACAGACACAAGTGAAACAACTATCAATCAATGATGGAGATGAAAGGGGGTAGAGCAGGTACTGGTCACTGTACCAGGATAGGATTAGAATCATGCAATTCTCCACAGTAAAAACTCACTGGGTCAAATTCAAGTGTGATTACTACAGAAATATAAGTGTTGTTTGGGTTATACAGTGGAAACCATAGGctgaatttaacaaaacaaacacctaaCATACTCATTGGTTAATAACATATTGTTATGGTATGAATATGttattgaaaaaacatattttgcttaTGTTTATGTAATGTTTAAGACATATTTCTAAAATTCAGGCAAACTCAAGCACAAAGatgaaatagagaaagaaaatatcattttagtaaattatttttatacatgttGGCTGTAGAGacaagtgagagagaaagggacaAGCCGTACATATTATAACAGTGAGTATTTATTTGGATTAAAGTTTGGATTATTCACTGCAACATTGATTCTCATGTATTACAGCTTGACAAATAATTTATACTAATGCCCACCGACATGGTTTTAAAAGCCATTGTTCTCAAATCTTTACAACCTAAATGCACATTTCTAGATCAgggaaataatatatttttttctaggATCATGAACCCAAAGCTTCCTTGTAAGCTCTGCTTTTGGACCTGTGGGTATTTCTCTGTGTAACACAGCGTTAAAGAGCTTTGAGCTAGGGTTTATTGTGTAAccaatgtaataaaataaaaatgtgactgATTTGTGTAGAGCGAGGACTGTTAAAATTTGTTACGTCAGCTAAGGCGAAGTTTGTAGGCTTTCTGGTCTGAAGGAAAAAGGGGAGAGGAAATGTGACCAAAACTGCACTTAGAATAAGGAAATGTGCAGATAAGAGAGTTACATGGAAAGAGAGACATAACtaatgtatctgtgtgttttataacaTTATCTCCGCTCgacatttaaataatgttattcATCAGGACGCTAGTCATTATTCTTGGAATGCATAAGGTAATTAGTATTTGACTATTTCTCTTGTCaggatttaaaaatgtacattgaaAGTCAACATTAATATAGTTTTTCCGTAAGAAAACACTGCAGGCCACCATTTGAATGCATGTGTCATCATCTGGTGTCCAAACTTCTACAGCTTCTTTTCTTCAGGATTTACTGTTGAGAAGGTGTCCATCATTAGCTACAGAGTCACACAGTGAAACTTAAGAGCTGTTAGAATCCAAAAATGCAAACAGCATTTCTATGTTAGTCCAAGTATCCTTTAACTTATTTGTTATATGATGGCCTCACAGAAGTCAGGCAACAGGTTTTATAGAGCAGCTAGAGTAGCAGTAGTTTTCTATGTTGCTTCAGTGTTGCATTGAAACAGTAAATTATCACAATGTCTGACATTTTTCTGTCTTATTTCAGCCACCATGCAGTGTCTCTCTACAGCATGTTGGTTGCACATGAGCCCGGCTGCAGTATTTTAAGTGTAACAATGAGCTTAATAGATTTTCTAAACCAGGGGTAGAAAAAGGCATAGATCACAGGGTTAAGACAGGAGTTGAAATAGAACAGACATGTTAGAAATGAAGTAGATATGGCTTGAGACAATGCGTCCTGTCCTAtaagtgtaaaacaaaaatatgggCAGAGgcacaatagaaacacaacaataacaacaccaAGAGTCCTGGctgctttcatttcagattttttagCAGTTACACTCACTGAACACTTGAGAGGGAAAGCTGCAGTATGAGATCGCATGGCACGAGCCTGAGACACAGCCACCACAAATACTCTCATATACAGAACTATTATGACAGTGACAGGACcaataaaggacaaaaaaatatctGCAAGTCCAGCAATGTAGTTAATGACGATGACGCACTCTCCAAAGCAGGAATTATACCTGCCTGGATGTTCAAAATTATCCTTCAGCACCAGACAGCTAAAGAAAGTAGAAAACAtccaacacagacaaacacagactttaactcttttttgtgtgactttggtggaATAATGTAGAGGCTCACAAATAGCCACATATCGGTCAACTGATATGAGCACCACCGTTCCTATTGAGGCAGAGGTAATAATGTATGCAACATTCTGATACAGAATACAAATGATGTCACCGAGGAACCAGCAGCCGTCTATGAGCACAATTTGAAAGTAAAAGAGGAGGCCAACGAAGAAATCTGagacagccagagagaggaggaggaggttggtgGGTGTGTGGAGCTGcctggaaagagaagagaacaaCATACTTATCATTATTGGTAGCAGCAATCATCATATTCAGAGACAAATGCCTGAAAttgactgaaacacaaaaacacatttctttaacCGTCTAAGATCTGATATTTAGTAATGTTCTGTTCCATtaactctttctttctgtaaagCTACCAGTTGTATAAattgataaaacatttgaatacttgaagtgggagatggagatgatgacCAACAGGTTCAGAGTCACAGTGAGCAGCGAGATGGAGGACAGTAAAATGTAACTGAGCATAGATTCAGAGTGAGGACGCATGTTCTTCCTGCAGGAGGAGTTGAGGAGTTTTGGAAAGCAAAGTTCAGCTTCTTCAAGGCTTTTCATTCTCAGAGCTAAGAAGACAAGATGCTGCTGAGCTCGTCATACAACTGATTagtctcttttcttcttccacatccctccttcctcttttaCTCTGGTGACAACTTTCTTAAGTGGAAGTGACTAAACTTGTCCCTTAATGTTTCATCAATCTTCATTGGGCTTATCCCTGTATTTAACCTCCCCCTcctattttttccattttgtttactaaaaaattacaattttcaTCATGCTCTGCAACGGGGAACAGCAATGCACCATAGATCAAAGCAAAGCTTTAATTTTTAGGACAATTGTGACCAAGAGAAGAAAATAGAGAATTGAGCTTCTGGTTACTAGTATCCCATGAACCTGGATAAGATATAGATGTATGCATATTTTCAAACTTTTGCTTTAACAAGGTTTAACTCGATAGGTTCTTAGTGCTGTCATGTATCGTTGAACTCAAGCCCCTGCAGTTGTGACCGATACCCTGCTGAACCCACCTCAACAGGTGTATCTGATCCATGGTCAGGAAATCCCTTCATATGTTTCTGATCTCCAGTTGGAGACTGGAGATCATGCTGTGGTCTCCAGCGAGCTGCTTCTGCCAGTTTGTCAGTCCACCTACAGGCCAAATTGCTCCAAAAGCTAGGTGGATCTTCAGCTGGTCACTTGTCCCAGTCTCCAGCTGGATGTCCTGTTTCCCTTCTTGTTAATATGCCAATTAGCTCTTCTATTAGACTCCTAAAGGTCCAATTCTCCCTCCAACAtattctcactcccaaccctTCAAATACAGATGCTTGGTCAGTTGCGGATGTCTCTTTCCAGCAATGATTTCCAGCTTTTTCTGGGGAACTCCTGAGACGTTTCCAGGCCTTACAAAATACATAATCTGTCCAGTGTGTTCGGGGGCTACCCCAGGGCCTCTTACTAGGAAAAGGCAGGAGGCATCTTGATCAAATGCCCCAACCTTCCCAGCTGGCCTCTTTAGATGTGATAGAGCAGCGGCTCAATTCCGAACTCATTCTGGATGTCTAAGCTCCTCACCCTAACTCGAAAGCTAAGCCTAACCACCAAAGAAAGGAAGCTCAATTTGGCGGCATGTATTCACGATCTCATTCTTTTGGTAACTACCAAAAGCACATGACAACGAGGCTTAGAAAATAGacggactggtaaatcgagagctctGCCTTCTGGCTTCACCACAATGATTTGGTACAATGCCTTCATCACTGCTGATAGCGCACCAAACTGCCTGTTCATCTCACGCTCCATTTTACCTTCACTCGTGAACAAGACCCTGAGATACTTAAACTCCCTCGCTTGGTGCAATGAACCACTGCTTGTGACAATGACACTTTAGTCTTTCACCACCCcctcctttttttaacttttttctgaagagTTACAATTGTCATCATGCTCTGCAATGGGGAACAGCAAGGCTCATTATAACGCAGCCATAGTGTTCTCTTTGGGATAGTCGTGACCAGGACAATAAGAAGACAACCCTTTTGGTTGCTCTCATACCATGAACCTGGATAAGCTATAGATGTCAAACTTTTTGCCATAAAGAGGTTTAACTAGATAAGTTGTGAGTTCTGTCATGTATCATTGAACTCAAGCACCTCCAGTCACTGATTCCCTGCTGGCCCACCTCAAAAGTTGTCTCTGATCCCTGGTCAGAAAACCCCTTCATATGTTTCTGATCTCCAGTTGGCCGCATTCTGTGGTTTCCAGTCAACTACCTCTGCCAGTTTGTCACTGCACCTACAGACCAAATTGCTCCAAAAGCTAGGTGGATCTTCAGCTGGTCACTTGTCCCAGTGTCTGGCTGGATGTCCTGTTTCCCTTCTTGTTAATATGCCAATTAGCTCTTCTATTAGACTCCTAAGTGTCCCACTCTCCCtccaacacattttcactcccaATCCTTCAAATTCAGATGCTTGGGCAGTGGTGTTTCAAAGACCTCATGAATAACACTATGCTCTAACCTGTTTTTTCTTATGGCCAATCCATAACTGGCAGAGAAGTCCAGTAACAGAGCAGCAATGATGTTCAGACCAGCAAACAATTCATCCCAATCAACCCCTTTCAGGTTTTCTATCATTGCCTATGTGTTTTAGACCCCCACCAGAACTAAAGAGTCCGTCCAGATAAGTCCCCTCTCTAAAAGTTTGGTTCCCACCATTTTGGTCTAAAAAACTCAATATTACTTGAATTCAAAGCAACAAAGAAATTGTATAATGTCAAGATTACCATgcttatctgttttttttgtattgcttcagtatgtttgtgtgtatgtgggtttTGACGTAGTGAAGTTGATGATCTTGTTCTTGCAAAAACTTTACTCACCACTTGGTTCTTTGATTATGCCAACAATTTGAGGATACTGGACATGCAGTTGAATCCATGCGAAGCATGAGTCAGATAACTGCATGTAGTTCAAAGCCATTGCGGCCATGTGTTTACTTTGTTCACTGAGACAGACACAAGTGAAACAACTATCAATCAATGATGGAGATGAAAGGGGGTAGAGCAGGTACTGGTCACTGTACCAGGATAGGATTAGAATCATGCAATTCTCCACAGTAAAAACTCACTTCTTCAAATTCAAGTGTGATTACTACAGAAATATAAGTGTTGTTTGGCTTATAAAGTGG
The Anoplopoma fimbria isolate UVic2021 breed Golden Eagle Sablefish chromosome 16, Afim_UVic_2022, whole genome shotgun sequence genome window above contains:
- the LOC129104918 gene encoding trace amine-associated receptor 13c-like; this translates as MKSLEEAELCFPKLLNSSCRKNMRPHSESMLSYILLSSISLLTVTLNLLVIISISHFKQLHTPTNLLLLSLAVSDFFVGLLFYFQIVLIDGCWFLGDIICILYQNVAYIITSASIGTVVLISVDRYVAICEPLHYSTKVTQKRVKVCVCLCWMFSTFFSCLVLKDNFEHPGRYNSCFGECVIVINYIAGLADIFLSFIGPVTVIIVLYMRVFVVAVSQARAMRSHTAAFPLKCSVSVTAKKSEMKAARTLGVVIVVFLLCLCPYFCFTLIGQDALSQAISTSFLTCLFYFNSCLNPVIYAFFYPWFRKSIKLIVTLKILQPGSCATNML